One Phaseolus vulgaris cultivar G19833 chromosome 2, P. vulgaris v2.0, whole genome shotgun sequence DNA window includes the following coding sequences:
- the LOC137810491 gene encoding uncharacterized protein isoform X6 — translation MTNLFCYVQVSPTSVTASRVPSPLHDNLTRNKKTFSNHRSSLEKDVEQLQLRLQQEKSMRILLEKAMGRASSTLSPGHRHFAAQTKDLIAEIELLEQEVTSREKHVLSMYRSIFEHCVSRPPSEQNSGVASPAHTKHESRKHPSIISSAFCSSKMFPLRPLQALASNNDLKNRIFGSSYAPLSCGKGKVYFGKTCPDSHKVHEKFTRVEKTPVLRTLKDHLNLCPNRLSEEMVKCMATVYCWLRSATSVNTEKSRSSTHAIRPRHGIVVEDRDCSHKSVVEISWIATRKRHSSHASYAIDNYRVLVEQLERVNISQMEHDGQIGFWINVHNALVMHAYLAYGIPQGSLKRLALFHKAAYNIGGHIISANAIEQAIFGFRTPRIGRWLESFVSAALRKKNGEEKQSKLYINDFQPLVCFALCTGALSDPVLKVYTASNIREQLNFAKREFLQANVLVKKSSKVFVPKLVERFSREASISLDDLLGWVMESVDKKLHDSIQKCLGRKSNKKSSQIIEWIPYSSRFRYMLSKDLIDKPWWV, via the exons ATGACGAATCTCTT TTGCTATGTACAGGTTTCACCAACTTCAGTGACGGCTTCTAGGGTACCAAGTCCGTTACATGACAACCTCACCCGTAACAAGAAAACTTTTTCAAATCATAGATCATCGTTGGAAAAAGAT GTTGAGCAGCTACAGCTACGCCTACAGCAGGAAAAATCTATGCGTATCCTGCTTGAGAAAGCAATGGGCCGTGCCTCAAGTACTTTATCACCTGGACACAGGCACTTTGCTGCTCAG ACAAAAGATTTAATTGCTGAAATTGAGTTACTTGAACAAGAAGTTACAAGCCGTGAGAAACACGTGCTTTCCATGTACAGAAGTATTTTTGAACATTGTGTTAGCAGGCCACCTTCTGAACAAAATTCTGGGGTGGCTTCACCTGCTCACACAAAGCACGAATCTAGGAAGCATCCAAGTATAATTTCAAGTGCTTTCTGTTCATCAAAAATGTTTCCCCTGAGACCCTTGCAAGCTCTTGCTTCTAACAATGACTTGAAGAATAGAATTTTTGGGTCAAGTTATGCTCCTTTATCTTGTGGCAAGGGCAAAGTTTATTTTGGAAAGACTTGTCCTGATTCCCATAAG GTTCATGAGAAGTTTACCAGAGTGGAGAAAACTCCAGTATTGCGAACATTAAAAGATCATCTAAACTTGTGCCCGAACAGGCTCTCTGAGGAGATGGTAAAGTGTATGGCAACTGTATATTGCTGGCTCCGTAGTGCAACCTCTGTAAATACTGAAAAGAGTAGGTCATCCACTCATGCTATACGGCCAAGACATGGTATTGTTGTAGAGGATCGGGACTGTTCTCACAAATCAGTAGTGGAAATATCTTGGATTGCTACTCGGAAACGTCATTCTTCACATGCTTCTTACGCCATTGACAACTACAG AGTACTAGTTGAACAACTTGAAAGGGTGAATATCAGTCAAATGGAACACGATGGACAGATTGGGTTCTGGATCAACGTGCATAATGCTCTTGTGATGCAT GCATATTTAGCATATGGAATTCCCCAGGGTTCTCTGAAGAGGCTGGCCTTGTTTCACAAG GCAGCTTACAATATTGGTGGTCATATCATAAGTGCAAATGCCATAGAACAAGCGATATTTGGCTTCCGAACGCCCCGCATTGGACGG TGGCTTGAAAGCTTTGTGTCTGCAGCTCTGAGGAAGAAAaatggtgaagaaaagcaatcaAAATTGTATATTAATGATTTCCAACCCCTTGTTTGCTTTGCCCTTTGCACTGGGGCATTGTCAGATCCTGTG CTAAAGGTCTACACTGCATCAAATATAAGAGAACAGCTGAATTTTGCAAAAAGAGAGTTTCTTCAAGCAAATGTACTTGTAAAGAAGTCAAGCAAAGTTTTTGTCCCTAAATTGGTGGAAAGATTTTCTAGAGAAGCATCAATCAGTTTAGATGATCTCCTTGGATGGGTAATGGAAAGTGTTGACAAGAAACTGCATGATTCAATACAGAAGTGCCTTGGTCGTAAATCCAATAAAAAGTCATCTCAGATCATAGAATGGATACCTTATAGCTCTCGGTTCAGGTACATGTTGTCGAAGGATCTAATAGACAAGCCATGGTGGGTATAA
- the LOC137810491 gene encoding uncharacterized protein isoform X8, translating to MRILLEKAMGRASSTLSPGHRHFAAQTKDLIAEIELLEQEVTSREKHVLSMYRSIFEHCVSRPPSEQNSGVASPAHTKHESRKHPSIISSAFCSSKMFPLRPLQALASNNDLKNRIFGSSYAPLSCGKGKVYFGKTCPDSHKVHEKFTRVEKTPVLRTLKDHLNLCPNRLSEEMVKCMATVYCWLRSATSVNTEKSRSSTHAIRPRHGIVVEDRDCSHKSVVEISWIATRKRHSSHASYAIDNYRVLVEQLERVNISQMEHDGQIGFWINVHNALVMHAYLAYGIPQGSLKRLALFHKAAYNIGGHIISANAIEQAIFGFRTPRIGRWLESFVSAALRKKNGEEKQSKLYINDFQPLVCFALCTGALSDPVLKVYTASNIREQLNFAKREFLQANVLVKKSSKVFVPKLVERFSREASISLDDLLGWVMESVDKKLHDSIQKCLGRKSNKKSSQIIEWIPYSSRFRYMLSKDLIDKPWWV from the exons ATGCGTATCCTGCTTGAGAAAGCAATGGGCCGTGCCTCAAGTACTTTATCACCTGGACACAGGCACTTTGCTGCTCAG ACAAAAGATTTAATTGCTGAAATTGAGTTACTTGAACAAGAAGTTACAAGCCGTGAGAAACACGTGCTTTCCATGTACAGAAGTATTTTTGAACATTGTGTTAGCAGGCCACCTTCTGAACAAAATTCTGGGGTGGCTTCACCTGCTCACACAAAGCACGAATCTAGGAAGCATCCAAGTATAATTTCAAGTGCTTTCTGTTCATCAAAAATGTTTCCCCTGAGACCCTTGCAAGCTCTTGCTTCTAACAATGACTTGAAGAATAGAATTTTTGGGTCAAGTTATGCTCCTTTATCTTGTGGCAAGGGCAAAGTTTATTTTGGAAAGACTTGTCCTGATTCCCATAAG GTTCATGAGAAGTTTACCAGAGTGGAGAAAACTCCAGTATTGCGAACATTAAAAGATCATCTAAACTTGTGCCCGAACAGGCTCTCTGAGGAGATGGTAAAGTGTATGGCAACTGTATATTGCTGGCTCCGTAGTGCAACCTCTGTAAATACTGAAAAGAGTAGGTCATCCACTCATGCTATACGGCCAAGACATGGTATTGTTGTAGAGGATCGGGACTGTTCTCACAAATCAGTAGTGGAAATATCTTGGATTGCTACTCGGAAACGTCATTCTTCACATGCTTCTTACGCCATTGACAACTACAG AGTACTAGTTGAACAACTTGAAAGGGTGAATATCAGTCAAATGGAACACGATGGACAGATTGGGTTCTGGATCAACGTGCATAATGCTCTTGTGATGCAT GCATATTTAGCATATGGAATTCCCCAGGGTTCTCTGAAGAGGCTGGCCTTGTTTCACAAG GCAGCTTACAATATTGGTGGTCATATCATAAGTGCAAATGCCATAGAACAAGCGATATTTGGCTTCCGAACGCCCCGCATTGGACGG TGGCTTGAAAGCTTTGTGTCTGCAGCTCTGAGGAAGAAAaatggtgaagaaaagcaatcaAAATTGTATATTAATGATTTCCAACCCCTTGTTTGCTTTGCCCTTTGCACTGGGGCATTGTCAGATCCTGTG CTAAAGGTCTACACTGCATCAAATATAAGAGAACAGCTGAATTTTGCAAAAAGAGAGTTTCTTCAAGCAAATGTACTTGTAAAGAAGTCAAGCAAAGTTTTTGTCCCTAAATTGGTGGAAAGATTTTCTAGAGAAGCATCAATCAGTTTAGATGATCTCCTTGGATGGGTAATGGAAAGTGTTGACAAGAAACTGCATGATTCAATACAGAAGTGCCTTGGTCGTAAATCCAATAAAAAGTCATCTCAGATCATAGAATGGATACCTTATAGCTCTCGGTTCAGGTACATGTTGTCGAAGGATCTAATAGACAAGCCATGGTGGGTATAA